The following proteins come from a genomic window of Larimichthys crocea isolate SSNF chromosome III, L_crocea_2.0, whole genome shotgun sequence:
- the slc3a1 gene encoding neutral and basic amino acid transport protein rBAT produces MSSKKDPDGMELGECTRNPGYQDEDGGGSVADTNTGVPGEKEEDSAAVKLDSAEEYTQLKPYAGMPKEVLLLYSSQARYRVPREILFWLTVACTLTLVALTITVIALSPRCLSWWQVSPVYQIYPRSFKDSDGDGVGDLKGIQEKLDHFEYLNIKSIWISPFYRSPMKDFGYDVEDFRDIDPLFGTMEDFEELLAEMHSKGLKLIMDFIPNHTSDRHRWFNLSRTRDPHYEDYYVWTDCNASAPKPNNWVSVFGNSSWTYDEVRGQCYLHQFLKEQPDLNFRNEHVRKEMIDIIHFWLKKGVDGFRMDAVKHILEAAHLRDEPQVDPNKPPESITTEWDLYHDYTTSQLGLHDLLRGWRAEMDSYSREPGRYRFMVTESYDYHEVDKTMMYYGTPLVKESDFPFNFYLLDLPHNTSGLWVKHLVHLWMGNMPRGQWANWVVGNHDRPRIASSAGQTYIRVINMLLLTLPGTPTTYYGEEIGMENINVTDSQIQDPAGKYNASASRDPERSPMQWSNDMNAGFNNKTNTTWLPVHPDYRTINVEVQKQDEDSVLSQYRSLSKLRQSHLPLHRGWFCYVHADASVFAYLRELDGLNQAFLIVLNFGKESVATDLSSIRELPDQLEVLMSTNQDNRGKVLQKSRILTGAGEGLVFEYYTHTRFNPNHPAQCYISEKACYLRVMDILYTC; encoded by the exons ATGAGTTCTAAAAAGGATCCTGACGGTATGGAGCTCGGTGAGTGCACCAGGAACCCGGGCTATCAGGATGAGGACGGCGGCGGGTCAGTGGCCGACACCAACACCGGCGTCCcgggggagaaggaggaagactCCGCCGCGGTGAAGCTGGACTCGGCTGAGGAGTACACGCAGCTCAAACCGTACGCCGGGATGCCCAaggaggttctgctgctgtacTCCTCTCAGGCCCGGTACCGAGTACCCAGAGAGATCCTGTTCTGGCTGACGGTGGCCTGCACCTTAACGCTGGTGGCGCTCACCATCACGGTGATCGCGCTGTCGCCGCGGTGCCTGAGCTGGTGGCAGGTCTCTCCGGTGTACCAGATCTACCCCCGGTCCTTCAAGGACTCGGATGGAGATGGAGTTGGGGACCTCAAAG GAattcaggagaagctggatcACTTTGAGTACCTGAACATCAAGTCCATTTGGATCAGTCCTTTCTACCGCTCTCCCATGAAGGATTTCGGCTACGATGTGGAAGATTTCCGGGATATCGACCCGCTCTTTGGAACCATGGAAGACTTTGAAGAGCTCTTGGCTGAAATGCACAGTAAAG GTTTGAAGCTGATCATGGATTTCATTCCCAATCACACCAGTGACCGACACCGCTGGTTCAACTTGAGCCGGACTAGAGATCCCCACTACGAGGATTACTACGTCTGGACTGACTGCAATGCGTCTGCTCCAAAGCCTAATAACTGG GTGAGTGTGTTTGGGAACTCATCATGGACTTATGATGAAGTTAGAGGACAATGCTACCTGCACCAGTTTCTCAAGGAGCAACCGGACTTGAACTTCAGGAACGAACATGTCCGCAAGGAGATGATT GATATTATTCATTTCTGGCTGAAGAAAGGAGTGGATGGTTTCCGGATGGATGCGGTGAAGCACATCCTGGAGGCCGCACACTTGAGGGATGAACCACAGGTGGACCCTAACAAACCTCCA GAGTCTATAACTACGGAGTGGGATCTCTACCACGACTACACCACCAGTCAGCTCGGCTTGCATGACCTGCTGAGGGGGTGGAGGGCTGAAATGGACAGCTACAGCCGCGAGCCTGGCAGATACAG GTTCATGGTGACAGAGTCGTATGATTATCACGAGGTGGACAAGACCATGATGTACTATGGCACCCCACTGGTTAAAGAAAGCGACTTCCCCTTTAACTTTTACCTGCTGGACCTGCCTCACAACACCAGTGGCTTGTGGGTTAAGCATCTGGTCCACCTCTGGATGGGCAACATGCCCAGAGGACAATGGGCTAACTGGGTG GTTGGAAACCACGACAGGCCTCGAATCGCCTCCAGTGCTGGTCAGACCTATATTCGTGTCAtcaacatgctgctgctgacccTTCCAGGCACACCCACCACCTACTATGGCGAGGAGATCGGCATGGAGAACATTAATGTCACAGACAGTCAGATACAAGACCCTGCTGGCAAATACAATGCA AGTGCCAGTCGAGACCCTGAGCGGTCTCCAATGCAGTGGAGCAATGACATGAATGCAGGCTTtaacaacaaaaccaacaccACCTGGTTGCCTGTACACCCCGACTACAGGACTATCAATGTAGAG GTCCAGAAGCAAGATGAAGACTCTGTTCTGTCTCAGTACCGTTCCCTGAGCAAGTTGCGTCAGTCACACCTCCCTCTTCACCGAGGATGGTTCTGCTACGTCCATGCTGACGCCAGTGTCTTCGCTTACCTCAGAGAGCTGGACGGACTCAACCAAGCTTTCCTCATAGTGCTGAACTTTGGTAAAGAATCTGTCGCCACAGATCTCTCCTCGATTCGTGAGTTACCAGACCAGCTGGAGGTGCTGATGAGCACAAACCAAGATAACCGTGGCAAAGTGTTGCAAAAGTCTCGGATTCTGACAGGAGCAGGTGAGGGTTTGGTATTTGAGTACTACACCCACACTCGCTTTAACCCTAACCACCCCGCACAGTGCTACATCTCTGAGAAGGCCTGTTATTTGAGGGTCATGGACATACTTTATACATGCTAA
- the prepl gene encoding prolyl endopeptidase-like — MAVARLLLTPARLRITRLVQRRCLSDSSVDHLSSGLERYKDLQMYFKKRLKATYRRFSDISDYSVVSGHHHVYFIEADGVYRMDKRQSELEPEQVLNLGHISRREENTGLDNEERKQTSQWTVQRIRLSPQEKHLAATLKMDHREEPRCVVVRLPPQDPPNIVLTLDKVFSFEWATDEVLVYTILEGLRCSRVFRLDLNSSGSRITSVYEETHPDVFVEVTLSRNRQILSINCNSRTASEVLLIDTTTSHLEPFPVQPRQMDLLYHVEHWRRWLIILANTGPGQEYQVVQAPLSEPSMVSWAPLFTPNPGTVVKDMDVVGDHCVLVARAPAGELVLIVVPLTHPKEAYTVQLPSWACAIEIKKAGMAEQDSMLEFLISSPVRPPVPYRLYPEDGRLISGTKDGSSPGNRSNYTTTRLEACSQDGTLVPVTLFHTLPVEGLSQAPLMVHVYGAYGRDLNMEFCPEKRLLLEQGWALAYCHIRGGGERGLSWQRQARVEGKHRGVEDLQACLRHIFSSGVSSPSLTALAACSAGAVPVGALCNRHPHMMRAVTLQAPFLDVLGSMEDPSLPLTLEDREEWGDPVGNPKHRLSISSYCPLHNITPQCYPSILLTAYSGDARVPLTGVLKYTEQLKNAIHTHSAMKPKSESEPAPNIVLNIQPGANHLGPEDFELMLEEEALKLAFLYAELSLDIPRPPRKRRR; from the exons ATGGCGGTTGCTCGTCTGCTGCTCACACCGGCTCGGTTACGGATAACACGGCTCGTCCAGCGCCGTTGCTTGTCG gacTCATCAGTTGATCATCTCAGCTCTGGACTTGAGAGATACAAGGACTTACAGATGTATTTCAAAAAGAGACTGAAGGCAACATACCGCAGATTCTCCGACATATCCGATTACTCGGTG GTCAGTGGACATCACCATGTGTATTTCATTGAAGCTGATGGCGTCTACAGAATGGACAAGAGACAGA GTGAACTGGAGCCAGAGCAGGTGCTAAATCTAGGACACATCTCCCGACGGGAGGAGAACACGGGACTTGATaatgaggagaggaaacagacgTCTCAGTGGACTGTGCAGAGAATACGGCTGTCCCCGCAGGAAAAACATCTCGCTGCCACACTAAAAATGGATCACAGGGAAGAGccaag GTGTGTGGTTGTGAGGCTCCCTCCTCAGGATCCTCCAAACATTGTACTCACTCTGGACAAAGTCTTCAGTTTTG AGTGGGCCACAGATGAGGTCCTGGTTTACACCATTCTGGAGGGTCTGCGCTGCAGCAGAGTGTTTCGTCTGGACCTGAACTCCAGTGGAAGCAGGATAACCTCCGTGTATGAAGAAACACACCCTGA tgtgtttgtggaggtCACCCTTTCCAGAAACCGACAGATACTGAGCATCAACTGCAACAGCAGGACCGCTTCAGAGGTGCTGCTAATCGATACAACAACATCCCATTTGGAGCCTTTCCCGGTTCAGCCACGCCAGATGGACCTCCTGTACCACGTGGAGCACTGGAGAAGGTGGCTGATTATACTGGCTAATACAGGGCCTGGACAGGAATACCAG GTGGTGCAGGCCCCTCTCTCAGAGCCGTCCATGGTTTCCTGGGCGCCCTTGTTTACCCCTAACCCTGGCACTGTAGTTAAAGACATGGATGTGGTTGGAGACCACTGTGTGTTGGTTGCAAGAGCACCAGCCGGTGAACTCGTCTTAATCGTGGTCCCACTGACCCATCCCAAGGAAGCGTACACTGTACAG CTCCCCTCCTGGGCCTGTGCCATCGAAATCAAGAAAGCAGGCATGGCTGAACAAGACAGTATGTTAGAGTTCTTGATTTCATCTCCAGTCCGCCCCCCAGTGCCCTACCGTCTGTACCCCGAGGATGGGCGACTTATATCAGGCACCAAAGATGGGTCATCCCCTGGGAACCGCAGCAATTATACCACAACACGTTTAGAGGCCTGCAGTCAA GATGGTACCTTGGTGCCAGTAACACTGTTTCATACACTACCTGTGGAGGGTTTGAGTCAGGCGCCACTAATGGTCCATGTCTACGGAGCTTACGGCAGAGATCTCAACATGGAGTTCTGCCCAGAGAAAAGGCTGCTCCTGGAGCAGGGCTGGGCTCTGGCCTACTGCCACATCAG aggtggaggagagcgGGGTCTGTCCTGGCAAAGACAAGCTCGAGTGGAGGGAAAGCACAGAGGAGTGGAGGACCTCCAAGCCTGTCTCCGTCATATTTTCTCCTCAGGagtctcctctccttcactcacTGCCCTTGCAGCCTGCAGTGCTGGGGCTGTGCCAGTGGGAGCGCTGTGCAACAGGCACCCACACATGATGCGGGCTGTCACACTGCAG gCTCCTTTCCTGGATGTGTTGGGATCTATGGAGGATCCCAGTCTGCCTCTAACTTTGGAGGATAGAGAAGAATGGGGGGACCCAGTAGGAAACCCAAAACACAGACTCAGCATCTCCTCCTACTGTCCCCTTCACAACATTACTCCTCAG TGCTACCCATCAATCCTGCTGACGGCCTACAGCGGTGACGCCAGGGTTCCTCTGACAGGTGTCCTCAAATACACCGAGCAGTTAAAGAACGCCATTCATACACACTCTGCCATGAAGCCAAaatcag AAAGTGAACCAGCACCAAACATAGTTCTGAACATCCAACCTGGAGCAAATCACCTCGGACCAGAGGACTTTGAGCTGATGCTGGAGGAG GAAGCCCTCAAGCTAGCATTCCTATACGCAGAGCTGAGCCTGGACATTCCTCGACCTCCACGCAAGAGGAGGAGATAG